One segment of Nostoc flagelliforme CCNUN1 DNA contains the following:
- a CDS encoding cell division protein FtsQ/DivIB — protein MAGIISVSRTDLAQRRKKLRRHRQMRIIQAIWRTFAITGLAGGLLWLAVQPVWVLKSPKQVVIKLGNQSLSDETTQSLLVLSYPQSLWRIEPAAIANSLKKQPTIAQAIVRRSLFPPGLNIEIQERIPVAITQTPSVQNQGTGNKKVTIGLLDASGAWMPLEKYTSLNPTKKLPNLRVIGLPKQYCLYWTQLHQAVSQSSVKVIEIDCQNPANLILKTELGNVHLGVPGPQLSEQIKVLAQMRHLAAKLNSGQIDYIDLKNPEFPLVQMNQKEQKLTSKTS, from the coding sequence ATGGCTGGCATAATATCAGTTTCGCGCACAGATCTAGCCCAGCGTCGTAAGAAATTACGTCGGCATCGGCAAATGAGAATTATTCAAGCTATTTGGCGAACTTTTGCCATTACGGGTTTGGCGGGTGGATTGCTTTGGCTGGCAGTCCAACCAGTGTGGGTGCTAAAAAGTCCCAAACAAGTAGTGATCAAATTAGGCAATCAGTCCCTGTCGGATGAGACAACTCAATCACTGTTGGTGCTATCTTACCCCCAATCTTTGTGGCGGATTGAACCGGCAGCGATCGCTAACTCTTTGAAGAAACAACCAACTATTGCCCAAGCGATCGTTAGACGCAGCTTGTTTCCTCCTGGATTAAACATCGAAATCCAAGAACGAATCCCTGTAGCCATAACTCAAACACCAAGTGTTCAAAATCAGGGCACTGGCAACAAAAAAGTCACAATCGGCTTACTAGATGCAAGCGGGGCCTGGATGCCTTTAGAAAAATACACATCACTCAATCCCACTAAAAAATTACCTAATCTTAGAGTAATTGGATTGCCCAAACAATACTGTCTCTACTGGACTCAACTTCATCAAGCTGTAAGCCAAAGTTCCGTAAAAGTGATAGAAATTGATTGCCAAAATCCAGCGAATTTAATTTTGAAAACAGAACTAGGAAATGTGCATCTCGGCGTTCCAGGTCCCCAACTGTCTGAACAAATTAAAGTACTCGCCCAAATGCGTCATTTAGCAGCAAAACTCAATTCCGGCCAAATAGACTATATTGATCTGAAAAATCCCGAATTCCCATTAGTACAGATGAACCAAAAAGAACAAAAATTAACTTCCAAAACCTCTTAA
- a CDS encoding P-loop NTPase fold protein: MKTTLNLSRFYKACNPSYTLNISNALDRQYYIDFADVRGCKIVEELQRTIIRISPDEPTCQLFTGHIGCGKSTELQRLKTELELAGFHVVYFESSQDLDMADIDISDILLSVARQVSASLEGISIKLKPGYFTNLFKEVGDFLQSPIELSGQAELSLGIAKITAKTKDSTQMRNQLRQYLEPRTNSILQAINEEILEKAVEQLKLRGQKGLVVIVDNLDRVDMRPLASGRSQPEYLFIDRGEQLRRLKCHLVYTIPLTLIFSNEYETLKNRLGGGIAPKVLPMVLVRQRDGTDYEPGMSLVRQLVLARAFPEVPLNERFFLITELFDHSQTLDRICRVSGGHIRNLLGLLYSCLQRQDPPFSRDCLEAVIKDYRDDLLLAIDESQWELLFEVVQQQKVKGESDYQSLLRSMYLFEYRDPLGRWFGISPALAETEKVLAWQKNK, translated from the coding sequence ATGAAAACGACATTAAATTTATCGCGTTTTTATAAAGCATGTAACCCAAGCTACACGCTTAATATAAGTAACGCGCTAGATCGCCAGTATTACATAGATTTTGCTGATGTCCGTGGTTGCAAGATTGTCGAAGAATTGCAGCGGACTATCATTCGGATTTCTCCTGATGAGCCAACCTGCCAATTATTTACAGGTCACATTGGCTGCGGGAAGTCAACGGAATTGCAGCGCCTCAAGACAGAACTAGAATTGGCGGGATTTCATGTAGTTTACTTTGAGTCCAGTCAAGACTTAGATATGGCGGATATTGATATCAGCGATATTTTGCTGAGTGTAGCCCGTCAAGTCAGTGCCAGTTTAGAAGGCATTAGCATCAAACTCAAACCTGGTTACTTTACCAATTTGTTTAAAGAAGTAGGCGATTTTTTGCAAAGCCCCATAGAGCTTTCTGGACAAGCAGAGTTGTCGTTGGGTATTGCCAAAATTACCGCTAAAACCAAAGATAGCACCCAGATGCGGAATCAACTAAGGCAATATCTGGAACCACGTACCAATAGTATTTTGCAAGCGATTAACGAAGAAATTTTAGAAAAGGCTGTTGAACAGCTAAAGCTGCGGGGTCAAAAAGGGCTGGTAGTGATTGTAGATAATTTGGATCGAGTCGATATGCGTCCCTTAGCATCGGGGCGATCGCAACCAGAATATCTTTTCATCGACCGAGGCGAACAGCTACGCCGACTCAAATGCCACCTAGTTTACACAATTCCCCTAACGTTAATTTTCTCCAATGAGTACGAGACACTAAAAAATCGCCTGGGGGGAGGAATTGCACCAAAAGTATTACCGATGGTATTAGTGCGCCAAAGAGATGGCACTGACTATGAACCAGGGATGTCACTTGTGCGCCAGTTAGTCTTAGCAAGAGCTTTTCCAGAAGTTCCTTTGAATGAAAGGTTTTTCTTAATTACAGAATTATTCGATCACTCCCAAACTTTGGATCGTATATGTCGCGTTAGTGGTGGTCACATTCGTAATTTATTAGGTTTACTTTATAGCTGCCTGCAACGACAAGATCCGCCTTTTTCTAGGGACTGCTTAGAAGCCGTGATCAAAGACTACCGCGACGATCTGCTATTAGCTATTGATGAATCCCAGTGGGAATTATTGTTTGAAGTAGTGCAGCAGCAGAAAGTTAAAGGTGAGTCTGACTACCAGAGCTTACTAAGAAGCATGTATTTGTTTGAATATCGTGATCCTCTGGGGCGATGGTTTGGCATCAGTCCAGCCTTAGCAGAAACAGAAAAAGTTTTAGCTTGGCAAAAAAACAAGTAA